One window from the genome of Pseudanabaena yagii GIHE-NHR1 encodes:
- a CDS encoding NAD-dependent epimerase/dehydratase family protein, producing the protein MKILVMGGTRFIGVSLVKLLVDQGHQVTLFNRGKKPSPVAGLRTIIGDRTDPQQLRDKLSGESFEAIFDNNGRELSDTKPLVEIFRDRLQHFVYMSSAGVYLDGDILPYHETDAVDPKSRHKGKLDTEAYLQQVLAESGFPYTSIRPTYIYGPRNYNDVEAWFFDRIVRDRPIPIPGNGKFITQLGHVADLASAMAAVLGNQKAIGEIYNISDTRYVTFIGLAKQCAIAAGKDPSSLNFVYYNPKDFDFGKKKAFPFRLQHFFASVTKATQDLNWQPKYDLLSGLKTSFEQDYLPSNRHQADIDFSTDEQILK; encoded by the coding sequence ATGAAAATTTTAGTAATGGGTGGCACAAGATTTATTGGTGTGTCACTGGTCAAATTGTTGGTTGATCAAGGACATCAAGTAACCCTCTTTAACCGTGGTAAAAAGCCTTCACCCGTTGCAGGACTCCGCACAATTATTGGCGATCGCACAGATCCTCAACAACTACGAGACAAACTTAGTGGCGAATCCTTCGAGGCAATTTTTGATAACAATGGGCGTGAACTTAGCGATACCAAGCCCCTCGTCGAAATTTTTCGCGATCGCCTCCAGCATTTTGTCTATATGAGTTCGGCGGGTGTCTATCTCGATGGCGACATCCTGCCCTACCACGAAACCGATGCCGTTGATCCCAAGAGTCGTCACAAAGGCAAGCTCGATACAGAAGCATATTTGCAACAAGTCCTTGCTGAATCTGGCTTTCCCTATACTTCCATTCGCCCCACTTACATTTACGGGCCCCGAAACTATAACGATGTAGAAGCTTGGTTCTTTGATCGCATTGTGCGCGATCGCCCAATCCCGATCCCCGGAAATGGCAAATTTATTACCCAACTTGGTCATGTTGCAGATCTTGCTAGCGCAATGGCAGCAGTTCTAGGCAATCAAAAAGCGATCGGCGAAATTTACAATATTTCCGATACGCGCTATGTCACCTTTATCGGACTTGCCAAACAATGTGCGATCGCCGCAGGCAAAGATCCTAGCTCATTGAATTTTGTCTATTACAATCCTAAGGATTTTGACTTTGGCAAAAAGAAAGCATTTCCTTTCCGTCTCCAGCATTTTTTCGCCTCCGTCACCAAGGCAACCCAAGATCTCAACTGGCAGCCCAAATACGATCTCTTATCTGGTTTAAAAACTTCCTTCGAGCAGGATTACCTCCCATCCAATCGCCATCAAGCTGATATCGATTTCTCTACAGATGAACAAATCTTGAAATAG